AATTGCATCTGCACGAATACCGCGAAAGCTGAAATCACAAGGATCTTATCTGCAATAGGGTCCATAAGCTTGCCGAAATCCGTGACCATGTTCCTTTTATGGGCGATCCTGCCGTCAAAATAATCTGAAATAGCCGCCAAGATAAATACTGCCAAGGCTATGATCTTTGCCCAAAGCCCGTGCACAAACAAAAAGAACATGAACACAAACGATAAAATAATCCTTAACACAGTCAAACGATTAGCTAAATTCATCAGATTGCCTCTCCTACCAAGTCGTATTCCATGGTATCTGTAATCTTAACTCTTACTAAATCGCCCGCCAAGAGTTTTCTCTTGAACTTTACAAAAACGTTTCCGTCAACTTCCGGAGCATCATGCTGGCTTCTGCCGATATAAACGCCATTTTCTTCTTCTTCAATAAGCACATCAACAACCTGCCCCATCATGCGCAGATTAACACCAGTGGATATCTGCTGCTGTAGTTGCATAATCTGATCAAAACGCTCCTGTTTAACTTTCTCAGGGACCTGATTCTTCATTTTAAATGCCGGGGTGCCTTCTTCCGGAGAATAAATAAAAACCCCCAGCCTTTCAAATTTAACTTCTTTAACAAAATTCAAAAGCTGTTTAAAATCTCTATCCGTCTCTTGAGGAAAACCCACGATAAAAGCTGTCCTGATAGCTGCCTGCGGGATTTTTCCCCTTATTGCGCCAATTATCTGGCGAATATTATTTTGTGAAACACTCCTGCGCATCAACTTCAGGATGCGATCTGAAATATGCTGCAACGGCAGATCTATATACTTAAGAAGCCGCCTGTTATAACGCATAATCTCAAGCAGATCATTAATAACTTTGATGTCCGGATAAAGATATAACAAACGTACCCAATCAATATTCCGGGTATTTTCTAGTATCTTCTTTACAAGCAAAGATAACCTGCTTTGCCCGTATAGGTCGCGCCCGTAAGAACTTATATCCTGCCCAATGATATTAAGTTCACGCACACCCTGTTTATCAAAGAGCTTTGCCTGTTTTATTAAGGTTTCAAGGGGTAAACTTTTTAAGCGGCCCTTGATCTTTGGGATGATACAAAAGCTGCAGCTGTTGAAACACCCCTCGCAAATCTTTAAATACGCCAGATGATTAGCTGTCAGCGGATACCTTTTATTTTGGGCGGACAAATCAAAACTGCCGATAAAGGCATCAACCTCGGGTAACTCTTTTTGCAACTTTTCTTTATACCTTTGCGCCAAGCAACCGCAGACGATAATCTTCTTAATTTTCCCGGACTTTTTAAGCTGGATCAAATCAAGTATTACGTCAATGGACTGCTTCTTGGCATCATTTATAAAAGAACAGGTATTAACTATCCCCGTGTCTGCTTTATCAATATCAACTATTTTATAGCCCTTACGGTCAAGCTGGCCAAGCAATAGCTCTGAATCTACTAAGTTGCGCGCACAGCCTAAACTTATGATGCCGATCTTCTTCTCTGGCAGCATGCTATTTTATTTGCAGGCCCTGCTTTGTAACAAGAATATTATTTACCGCCTGATTTTTTCTGCCCAGAGAAGAAATCATCTTGCCATTTATCTCTATATCCACGCAAGAGGCGTCACTTAAGGAAAATTCAATTTTTTCTTTGGCAACCCAAGTTTCAAATCTTCCTTTCTTAAGAATACTCTGAAACATAACTTTACCGTCGCTTCTTAATTTAATATAACAATTTTCCCGGGCGCGAATACTTAAACGGATAAGATCATCTATCACAATCGGGGCTGGCGCAGACCTGACAGAAGCGGGAGAATTCCTCTGCTTCGGGGCAAACTGCCGGCTATGAGATACTGCTTTAGAGCGCAAAAAATAGGAAGCCTTTTTAATCAAGCGCGCGGCTATAAAAACAACCAACACAATAACAAGAATAAACACAAAGTTTCTGGCGTTACGCCTAACAAAAACAATAACCGGAGATTTTAACAGATTAAAAGAACTTTTCTTCTGCGGAATATGCGCCTTAATATTCTGTTGATGCTCTTCTTGGACATGCATTTTGCCCGCAACGATCTTGGATTCCGGAACAAATTCCTTATAGTCCTGGCCTAAAGATTGGGCGTATATCTTTAAGAAACCTTTTAGGTAAATGGGGTCAACGCTTACAAAATTATCTTCTTCAATCGAACGCAGAATATTAAGGTGGATTTTAGTTTTTTTATGGACATCTTCTAAGGTTAACCCCTTAGAAAGCCTTATTTCTTTTAGCCTGTTTCCTATGCCCTGATTATCCATTTTCTGCCTCTGTTTCTTTGACACCGCTGGAATTATTCATTACCGACTGCTTGATCCACTCTTCACGGTTGATAAGGATCTGCCGGGCTTTACTGCCCTCAAACGGCCCGACTATGCCTTCGGCTTCCATCATATCCAGAATGCGCGCAGCCCTGGTATATCCCAGGCGCAAACGGCGCTGAATGATCGATGCTGATGCCTGGTTTGTCTCCATAACTATTCTTACCGCATCGTCAAAAAGCTCATCCCTTTGATCGCCCATCATATTTGAACGCTGCTGTTCCTTCAATATCGCTTCATTATAAACCGGCTTGGCTTGAGCGCTTATAAAACCAATTACTTTTTCTATTTCTTTATCCTTGACTAATGAGCCTTGAGCGCGGGTTAACTTTTCTTCCCCGGGCTTTAAGAAAAGCATATCCCCTTTTCCTAAAAGCTTATCCGCTCCGTTCATATCCAAAACCGTGCGGGAATCAACCTTAGAGGCAACCTTAAATGAGACGCGCGCAGGAAAGTTAGCTTTAATAACCCCTGTCACAACATCAACCGAAGGCCGCTGTGTGGCTAAAACAAGATGGATCCCCACCGCGCGGGATAATTGCGCCAAACGGGTAATCGCGCTTTCAATCTGATCGCGCGAAACCATCATCAGATCTGCCAACTCGTCAATAATCACCACAATATAAGGCATGCCGGGAGCAGGGTCTTTTTTCTGATTATAGGATTCAATATTGCGGGTACCTTCTTTGGCTAGAAGCTGATAGCGGTCTTCCATTTCCCCGACAATCCATCCCAAAGCTGCGGAGGCCTTTTTGGCGTCTGTAACCACCGGGCACATCAAGTGCGGCAGGCCATTATATGCAGCTAATTCCACCATCTTAGGATCAACCATCACCAGCTTTAATTCATGCGGAGCTAACTTATATAAAAGCGACAAAATAAGCGAATTCACGCAAACAGTTTTTCCGCTTCCGGTTGTTCCGGCAATCAAAAGATGCGGCATGTCCGACAAATCCGCGATAACCGGATGGCCGGAAATATCCTTGCCAAAAACAACGGGCAGTTTGTATTTTGCGTGCTGGAACTGTTCGTGAACAAAGACCTCTTTTAAATAAACAATACTGCCTTGGGAATTTGGCACCTCAATGCCGACCCTGGCCTTTCCCGGTATAGGAGCGACAATGCGCACTGACGGGGCCTTCATTGCCAAAGAAATATCGTCATTCAAAGCGACAATACGGTTTAATTTCATCCCCGGAGCAGGCTCTAACTCATAACGGGTGATCACCGGGCCGCGTTCAATATCTGTAACCTTAACCTGGATCCCAAAATCATTCAAGGTATCCTCAAGTATGCGCGCGTTTTCCTGAAGGTCCTCTTTTAACTGCCTCTCTTCAGGAGGAGGCGGAGATTCCAAAAGATCAAGCCCAGGCAAAACATAGCCGCCGATTTTTACTTCCTCCTGGCGCACTTTTATTTGAGATTCTTGCGGCTTACTTTTTATCTGGATATTCGGTTTAGCCGCCAATGAAGAGGTAAGGTTATTTTCTTTGATAACTACTGGCTGGCCGGCTGTCTTAAGCTGGAATTTAAGCTTTTTATCTTCTTTGGCCTGTTTTTCAGAGTTTGCAGATGCGCGATTAACGTCAAATTTGACCTTTACTTTATTTTTAGCAAGAGCATTGAAATTTCCGAACAGGATATTCTTGAATTTCTCCGAGAAGAAACGCACAACAACAGAAATAAGCATTTCGGTAACAAGAGCAAAAGATAAAAGCGCCAAGGTAATAAATATAATATACCCGCCCAGCTTTCCGAAATAGGCGTTTACAAAACGCGCTGATATAAACCCTAATGCCCCGCCGTGGGAAAAACTTACTATTTGATCTTTATCGCTTGCTAATCCGATGATAGAGCTTATTGAAATAAGAAATAATACTATGCCTAATATACGGATCAAGCGTAAATCAAGTTTTTCATGCTTAAAAAGCTTAATGCCTAAAAATAGAACCAAAAGCGGGATAAAATAGCTGGCCCAGCCAAAAAGAAATAGGCATGCTCCAGCAAGGTAGGCCCCAAATGTGCTGATCAGGTTTTTAGCAGGGATATTCGGATGCGAAGTATAAAAGGCAAGGTCAAAGACAGTAAAAGAAACAAGGCTTGCTAAGATTATAAGCCCTATGGCTATAAGGATTACGCCTTTTATTTCATTGAATCTTCTTTCTTTCACTTTATTAAGAAGCTTGATCTGCTTGTTTCTTACTTAAGTTGATGCGGCCCATTTCATCAATGCCGATGACCTTGACTTTTATCTCATCGCCGAGCTTGACTACTTCTTCCACATTCTTAACAAAACGATCGGATAATTCCGAAACATGCACTAAGCCTTCTTTCTTAGGGGCAATCTCACAAAAGGCCCCAAAAGGCATTATTCTTTTTACTTTACCATTATAGATTCTGCCAACTTCGATATCATCGCTAATAGCCTTAATCATCCGGATAGCATCTTCTGCTTTAGCTGTATCAGTAGCGCCGATCATCACGGTACCGTCATCCTGGATATCAATAGTTGTGCCGGTGGCGGCAATAATAGCCTTAATATTCTTTCCTCCGGGGCCGATAAGCTCTCCAATTTTCTCTGGATTAACTTTAATCCTGATAATCCGCGGGGCATAAGAACAGACTTCCTGGCGAGCCGAAGAAATAACGCTATCCATCTTATCTAGTATGATAAACCTTGCTTCTTTCGCCTGATTCAAACAACGTTCAAGCAAGTTTAAATCTATGTAATCAACTTTTAAATCCATCTGAACAGCAGTTACCCCTTTACGGGTACCCGCGACTTTAAAATCCATATCCCCGAAATGGTCCTCTACTCCGGCAATATCAGTCAAAACAATGTTCTCGCCGCCTTCACGGATAAGGCCTAAGGCCACGCCGCTGACATTGCTTTTAATCGGAACTCCGGCGTCCATCAAGGAAAGGCTTGCGGCGCAAACCGTAGCCAT
Above is a genomic segment from Candidatus Omnitrophota bacterium containing:
- the rimO gene encoding 30S ribosomal protein S12 methylthiotransferase RimO, which translates into the protein MLPEKKIGIISLGCARNLVDSELLLGQLDRKGYKIVDIDKADTGIVNTCSFINDAKKQSIDVILDLIQLKKSGKIKKIIVCGCLAQRYKEKLQKELPEVDAFIGSFDLSAQNKRYPLTANHLAYLKICEGCFNSCSFCIIPKIKGRLKSLPLETLIKQAKLFDKQGVRELNIIGQDISSYGRDLYGQSRLSLLVKKILENTRNIDWVRLLYLYPDIKVINDLLEIMRYNRRLLKYIDLPLQHISDRILKLMRRSVSQNNIRQIIGAIRGKIPQAAIRTAFIVGFPQETDRDFKQLLNFVKEVKFERLGVFIYSPEEGTPAFKMKNQVPEKVKQERFDQIMQLQQQISTGVNLRMMGQVVDVLIEEEENGVYIGRSQHDAPEVDGNVFVKFKRKLLAGDLVRVKITDTMEYDLVGEAI
- a CDS encoding DUF4115 domain-containing protein, which encodes MDNQGIGNRLKEIRLSKGLTLEDVHKKTKIHLNILRSIEEDNFVSVDPIYLKGFLKIYAQSLGQDYKEFVPESKIVAGKMHVQEEHQQNIKAHIPQKKSSFNLLKSPVIVFVRRNARNFVFILVIVLVVFIAARLIKKASYFLRSKAVSHSRQFAPKQRNSPASVRSAPAPIVIDDLIRLSIRARENCYIKLRSDGKVMFQSILKKGRFETWVAKEKIEFSLSDASCVDIEINGKMISSLGRKNQAVNNILVTKQGLQIK
- a CDS encoding DNA translocase FtsK, producing MKERRFNEIKGVILIAIGLIILASLVSFTVFDLAFYTSHPNIPAKNLISTFGAYLAGACLFLFGWASYFIPLLVLFLGIKLFKHEKLDLRLIRILGIVLFLISISSIIGLASDKDQIVSFSHGGALGFISARFVNAYFGKLGGYIIFITLALLSFALVTEMLISVVVRFFSEKFKNILFGNFNALAKNKVKVKFDVNRASANSEKQAKEDKKLKFQLKTAGQPVVIKENNLTSSLAAKPNIQIKSKPQESQIKVRQEEVKIGGYVLPGLDLLESPPPPEERQLKEDLQENARILEDTLNDFGIQVKVTDIERGPVITRYELEPAPGMKLNRIVALNDDISLAMKAPSVRIVAPIPGKARVGIEVPNSQGSIVYLKEVFVHEQFQHAKYKLPVVFGKDISGHPVIADLSDMPHLLIAGTTGSGKTVCVNSLILSLLYKLAPHELKLVMVDPKMVELAAYNGLPHLMCPVVTDAKKASAALGWIVGEMEDRYQLLAKEGTRNIESYNQKKDPAPGMPYIVVIIDELADLMMVSRDQIESAITRLAQLSRAVGIHLVLATQRPSVDVVTGVIKANFPARVSFKVASKVDSRTVLDMNGADKLLGKGDMLFLKPGEEKLTRAQGSLVKDKEIEKVIGFISAQAKPVYNEAILKEQQRSNMMGDQRDELFDDAVRIVMETNQASASIIQRRLRLGYTRAARILDMMEAEGIVGPFEGSKARQILINREEWIKQSVMNNSSGVKETEAENG